The following proteins come from a genomic window of Streptomyces sp. NBC_01716:
- a CDS encoding alpha/beta hydrolase: MPVLPGAEPYRHEGGAVGVLLCHGFTGSPQSLRPWAEYLAARDLTVSLPLLPGHGTRWEDMQITGWQDWYAEVDRALREIAERCEQVFVFGLSMGGTLALRLAAKHGHAVTGVAVVNPGNKVHGLSAYALPVARHLVRTTKGLRSDIALPGSEEIGYDRVPLHSAHSLRNFFRLVDGELPQVTQPLLLMRSPQDHVVPPADSARILGRVSSTDIREVILEQSYHVATLDHDAERIFEESHAFIGRLAPIVGKKGSTTGG; this comes from the coding sequence GTGCCGGTCCTTCCTGGAGCCGAGCCGTACCGCCACGAGGGCGGAGCTGTCGGCGTCCTCCTCTGCCATGGATTCACCGGTTCCCCGCAGTCGCTGCGCCCCTGGGCCGAGTATCTGGCCGCCCGGGATCTCACGGTGTCGCTGCCGCTGCTCCCCGGGCACGGCACGCGCTGGGAGGACATGCAGATCACCGGCTGGCAGGACTGGTACGCGGAGGTGGACCGCGCGCTGCGGGAGATCGCCGAGCGGTGCGAGCAGGTCTTCGTCTTCGGTCTCTCCATGGGCGGGACGCTGGCGCTGCGCCTCGCCGCCAAGCACGGGCACGCCGTCACCGGCGTCGCGGTCGTCAACCCGGGGAACAAGGTGCACGGCCTTTCGGCGTACGCCCTGCCGGTCGCCCGTCACCTCGTCCGGACGACAAAGGGTCTGCGCAGCGACATCGCGCTGCCGGGCAGCGAGGAGATCGGTTACGACCGGGTGCCGCTGCACTCCGCGCACTCCCTGCGGAACTTCTTCCGGCTGGTGGACGGTGAGCTGCCCCAGGTCACCCAGCCGCTGCTGCTGATGCGCAGCCCCCAGGACCATGTCGTGCCCCCGGCCGACTCGGCCAGGATCCTCGGCCGGGTCTCGTCGACGGACATCCGTGAAGTCATTCTGGAACAGAGCTACCACGTGGCGACGTTGGACCACGATGCGGAGCGGATTTTCGAGGAGAGCCACGCGTTCATCGGCCGACTCGCTCCGATCGTCGGGAAGAAGGGGAGCACAACCGGTGGCTGA
- a CDS encoding lysophospholipid acyltransferase family protein, whose translation MIYRAMKFSIGGPLKLAFRPWVEGIEHIPDDGPAILASNHLSFSDSFFLPAVLSRKVTFIAKAEYFTSPGVKGRLTAAFFKGVGQLPVDRSGARGAGEAAIKSGIAVLRSGELFGIYPEGTRSPDGRLYRGKPGGLARVALASGAPVIPVAMIDTEKIQPPGTVMPKLMRPGIRIGRPLDFSRYQGMENDRFILRSLTDEVMYEIMKLSGQEYVDIYATAAKRKIAEEAKAAKTAKPLKPGKTEQPG comes from the coding sequence TTGATCTACCGCGCGATGAAGTTCTCCATCGGAGGGCCGCTCAAGCTTGCGTTCAGACCTTGGGTGGAGGGCATCGAGCACATCCCCGATGACGGGCCCGCGATCCTCGCCAGCAACCATCTCTCGTTCTCCGACTCCTTCTTCCTTCCCGCGGTCCTGAGCCGGAAGGTGACCTTCATCGCCAAGGCGGAGTACTTCACATCGCCGGGCGTGAAGGGCCGGCTCACGGCCGCGTTCTTCAAGGGCGTCGGTCAGCTGCCGGTGGACCGCTCCGGCGCGCGCGGCGCGGGCGAGGCGGCCATCAAGAGCGGCATAGCGGTCCTGCGGAGCGGTGAACTCTTCGGTATCTACCCCGAGGGCACCAGGTCGCCCGACGGACGGCTCTACCGGGGCAAGCCGGGCGGCCTGGCGCGCGTGGCGCTCGCCTCCGGCGCGCCCGTGATCCCGGTCGCCATGATCGACACGGAGAAGATCCAGCCGCCGGGCACGGTGATGCCGAAGCTGATGCGGCCGGGCATCAGGATCGGGCGACCGCTGGACTTCAGCCGGTATCAAGGCATGGAGAACGACCGTTTCATCCTGCGTTCGCTGACCGACGAAGTCATGTACGAGATCATGAAGCTGTCCGGTCAGGAGTACGTCGACATCTACGCGACGGCCGCCAAGCGCAAGATCGCCGAAGAGGCGAAGGCGGCGAAGACGGCGAAACCGCTCAAGCCCGGGAAGACGGAGCAGCCGGGGTAG
- the macS gene encoding MacS family sensor histidine kinase, translating into MAGRERVVRMSVEQPLWRALTAYRLLTMVYAVLIAAFARDKFERPWLAAGYLALLVVWTVATLPKVANAVSCTKRFLGVDLTIALAGVLLTSVVDVQARHEDGPTLPSIWTAGAVLAFAVKGGWRWAAFASSLVAVANLVGRGNPSRDTLHNVLLVWVASIAIGYIVEVARASERTLARALEIEAATRERERLARDIHDSVLQVLAMVQRRGTALGGEAAELGRMAGEQEVALRTLVSSGLVPPTRASEDASLGAVVRHVDDAEYGAEGRGPGDDCGPDGAELWDLRTLLAPFSGSAVTLAEPGAPVLLRPAAARELAAAVNAALDNVRQHAGDGARSWILVEDSPDEVVVTVRDDGPGIPEGRLAQAEGEGRLGVALSIRGRLRELGGTAELISVPGQGTEVELKVPRGKAER; encoded by the coding sequence ATGGCCGGACGCGAACGGGTCGTACGGATGTCGGTCGAGCAGCCGCTGTGGCGCGCGCTCACCGCGTACCGCCTGCTGACCATGGTCTACGCCGTCCTGATCGCCGCCTTCGCGCGCGACAAGTTCGAGCGCCCCTGGCTCGCCGCCGGCTACCTCGCCCTCCTCGTCGTCTGGACGGTCGCCACGCTGCCCAAGGTGGCCAACGCCGTCAGCTGCACCAAGCGCTTCCTCGGCGTCGACCTCACCATCGCGCTCGCCGGCGTCCTGCTCACCTCGGTCGTCGACGTGCAGGCCCGGCACGAGGACGGCCCCACCCTGCCGAGCATATGGACCGCAGGCGCCGTCCTCGCCTTCGCTGTCAAGGGCGGCTGGCGCTGGGCGGCCTTCGCCTCCTCGCTGGTCGCCGTCGCCAACCTGGTCGGGCGCGGCAACCCCAGCCGGGACACCCTGCACAACGTGCTGCTCGTCTGGGTCGCGTCCATCGCGATCGGCTACATCGTGGAGGTCGCCCGCGCCTCCGAACGCACCCTGGCGCGCGCCCTGGAGATCGAGGCGGCGACCCGCGAACGCGAGCGGCTGGCGCGCGACATCCACGACAGCGTGCTCCAGGTCCTGGCCATGGTGCAGCGGCGCGGCACCGCGCTCGGGGGCGAGGCGGCGGAGCTGGGCCGGATGGCCGGGGAGCAGGAGGTCGCCCTGCGCACCCTGGTCTCCAGCGGCCTCGTGCCCCCCACGCGCGCCTCCGAGGACGCCTCGCTGGGCGCGGTGGTGCGTCACGTCGACGACGCGGAGTACGGCGCGGAGGGGCGGGGACCCGGGGACGACTGCGGCCCCGACGGGGCCGAGTTGTGGGATCTGCGTACGCTGCTGGCGCCGTTCTCCGGCTCGGCGGTGACACTCGCCGAGCCGGGTGCTCCCGTCCTGCTCCGGCCCGCGGCGGCCAGGGAACTGGCCGCGGCCGTCAACGCCGCCCTGGACAATGTCCGTCAGCACGCGGGCGACGGCGCGCGGTCCTGGATCCTGGTCGAGGACTCACCGGACGAGGTGGTCGTGACCGTCAGGGACGACGGCCCGGGTATCCCGGAGGGGCGTCTCGCCCAGGCGGAGGGGGAGGGACGTCTCGGTGTCGCGCTCTCGATCCGGGGGCGGCTGCGGGAGTTGGGCGGTACGGCCGAGCTGATCTCGGTTCCCGGCCAGGGCACGGAAGTCGAGTTGAAGGTTCCACGGGGGAAGGCGGAGCGATGA
- a CDS encoding response regulator transcription factor, producing MVVDDHPMWRDAVARDLTEAGFDVVATAGDGPQAVRRATATTPDVIVLDLNLPGMPGVQVCKELVGSQPGLRVLVLSASGEHADVLEAVKSGATGYLLKSASTAELTDAVRRTAVGDPVFTPGLAGLVLGEYRRLASEPAPAASDEPKAPQLTDRETEVLRLVAKGLSYKQIAERLVISHRTVQNHVQNTLGKLQLHNRVELVRYAIERGLDDV from the coding sequence ATGGTGGTCGACGACCACCCCATGTGGCGCGACGCCGTCGCCCGCGACCTCACCGAGGCCGGCTTCGACGTGGTGGCGACGGCCGGCGACGGCCCTCAGGCGGTGCGCCGCGCGACGGCCACCACCCCCGACGTGATCGTCCTCGACCTCAACCTGCCCGGCATGCCCGGTGTCCAGGTCTGCAAGGAACTGGTCGGCTCCCAGCCCGGCCTGCGGGTCCTGGTCCTCTCGGCGAGCGGCGAGCACGCCGACGTACTCGAAGCGGTGAAGTCCGGCGCCACCGGCTATCTGCTGAAGTCGGCCAGCACGGCCGAGCTGACGGACGCCGTACGGCGCACCGCCGTCGGCGACCCGGTCTTCACTCCCGGACTCGCCGGACTGGTCCTCGGCGAGTACCGCAGGCTCGCCTCGGAGCCCGCCCCCGCCGCGTCCGACGAGCCCAAGGCGCCCCAACTGACCGACCGCGAGACCGAGGTGCTGCGCCTGGTCGCCAAGGGGCTCTCGTACAAGCAGATCGCCGAGCGCCTGGTCATCTCGCACCGCACGGTGCAGAACCACGTACAGAACACCCTCGGCAAGCTCCAGCTGCACAACCGCGTGGAGCTGGTGCGGTACGCGATCGAGCGCGGCCTCGACGACGTGTGA
- a CDS encoding 6-phosphofructokinase produces MRVGVLTGGGDCPGLNAVIRGIVRKGVQEYGYEFTGFRDGWRGPLEGDTVRLDIPTVRGILPRGGTILGSSRTNPLKAADGIRRIKENLADGGVDALIVIGGEDTLGVAAQLSDEHDVPCVGVPKTIDNDLSATDYTFGFDTAVGIATEAIDRLHTTAESHMRVLVCEVMGRHAGWIALHSGLAGGANVILIPEQRFDIDQVCAWVTSRFKASYAPIVVIAEGAMPKDGEVILKDGTLDSFGHVRLSGVGEWLAKEIEKRTGKEARTTVLGHVQRGGTPSAFDRWLATRFGLHAIEAVKDGDFGKMVALRGTDIVRVPISEAIAELKTVQPELYKEVGVFFG; encoded by the coding sequence ATGCGGGTCGGAGTATTGACCGGGGGCGGCGACTGCCCAGGGCTCAACGCGGTCATTCGAGGCATCGTACGCAAAGGCGTCCAGGAGTACGGGTACGAGTTCACCGGCTTCCGGGACGGCTGGCGCGGACCGCTGGAAGGCGACACCGTACGGCTCGACATCCCCACCGTGCGGGGCATCCTGCCCCGCGGTGGCACCATCCTCGGATCCTCACGCACCAATCCACTCAAGGCGGCCGACGGCATCCGCCGGATCAAGGAGAACCTCGCGGACGGCGGGGTCGACGCGCTCATCGTGATCGGCGGCGAGGACACCCTGGGCGTGGCGGCCCAGCTCTCCGACGAACACGACGTGCCCTGTGTCGGCGTGCCGAAGACCATTGACAACGACCTCTCGGCCACCGACTACACCTTCGGATTCGACACGGCGGTCGGCATCGCGACCGAGGCCATCGACCGCCTCCACACCACCGCCGAGTCGCACATGCGCGTCCTCGTCTGCGAGGTGATGGGGCGGCACGCGGGCTGGATCGCCCTGCACTCGGGTCTCGCGGGCGGCGCGAACGTCATCCTCATCCCGGAACAGCGCTTCGACATCGACCAGGTCTGCGCCTGGGTGACCTCCCGTTTCAAGGCCTCCTACGCGCCCATAGTGGTCATCGCCGAGGGCGCGATGCCCAAGGACGGCGAGGTGATTCTCAAGGACGGGACGCTGGACTCCTTCGGCCATGTCCGGCTGTCGGGTGTCGGCGAGTGGCTCGCCAAGGAGATCGAGAAGCGCACCGGCAAGGAGGCGCGGACCACGGTCCTCGGGCATGTGCAGCGCGGTGGTACGCCCAGCGCGTTCGACCGGTGGCTGGCCACGCGTTTCGGGCTGCACGCGATCGAGGCCGTGAAGGACGGCGACTTCGGCAAGATGGTCGCCCTGCGCGGCACGGACATCGTGCGCGTCCCGATCTCGGAGGCGATAGCGGAACTCAAGACGGTCCAGCCGGAGCTTTACAAAGAAGTCGGCGTCTTCTTCGGCTGA
- a CDS encoding anthranilate synthase family protein, which produces MDITRVDAIRTESTGTDSTGADTRALLARLTGDGCPPFALLRRRTPGRDHDTVELLIGEVREAARLADIPAEDERPSLALVPFRQIRERGFEAHDDGTPLAVLVADETHELPLAEVLAHLPAHHVQVEDGAFDVDDERYADVVRRVVEDEIGRGEGANFVIRRTFEGRIPGFGRADALALFRRLLAGERGAYWTYVVHTGDKGGRTLVGASPEVHVRMSGGTVVMNPISGTFRYPPQGPTAEALLDFLGDRKETDELSMVVDEELKMMCTVGDMGGVVIGPRLKEMAHLAHTEYELRGRSSLDVRDVLRETMFAATVTGSPVQNACRVIARYEPQGRDGTGRGYYAGALALVGRDAGGAQTLDSPILIRTADIGADGGLRVPVGATLVRHSDPAGEVAETHAKAAGVLTALGVHPGRPDGSSVRKALADDPRVRAALDSRRAQLAPFWLKMRERSASLTGHALVVDSEDTFTSMLAHLLRSAGLEVTVRRYDEPGFSTEAALAHRGPVVLGPGPGDPSDAAGPRMRTLRALTAALLREHRHGLLGVCLGNELIAAELGLRTARKRLPYQGAQTRIELFGRTETVGFYNSFTARCDDERAAALAARGIEVSRDGAGEVHALRGPGFAGVQFHPESVLTLRGPEIVGDLLAGAMRGSGAERLR; this is translated from the coding sequence ATGGACATCACTCGCGTTGACGCCATCCGTACAGAGAGCACCGGTACAGACAGCACCGGCGCGGACACCCGCGCGCTCCTGGCCCGGCTCACCGGCGACGGCTGCCCGCCCTTCGCCCTGCTGCGCCGCCGCACACCGGGGCGGGACCACGACACCGTGGAGCTGCTCATCGGCGAGGTGCGCGAGGCGGCGCGGCTGGCCGACATCCCGGCCGAGGACGAGCGCCCCTCGCTCGCCCTGGTGCCGTTCCGGCAGATCCGGGAGCGCGGCTTCGAGGCGCACGACGACGGCACCCCCCTGGCGGTGCTCGTTGCCGACGAAACGCACGAGCTGCCGCTCGCGGAGGTCCTCGCGCACCTGCCCGCGCACCACGTCCAGGTCGAGGACGGCGCCTTCGACGTGGACGACGAGCGGTACGCGGACGTCGTCCGGCGTGTCGTCGAGGACGAGATCGGGCGTGGCGAGGGGGCCAACTTCGTCATCAGGCGGACCTTCGAGGGCCGGATCCCCGGCTTCGGGCGCGCCGACGCGCTCGCGCTCTTCCGGCGGCTGCTGGCCGGTGAGCGGGGCGCGTACTGGACGTATGTGGTGCACACCGGGGACAAGGGCGGCCGGACCCTGGTCGGGGCCAGCCCCGAGGTACATGTGCGGATGAGCGGCGGCACCGTCGTGATGAATCCCATCAGCGGGACGTTCCGCTATCCGCCGCAGGGGCCGACCGCCGAGGCGCTGCTCGACTTCCTCGGCGACCGCAAGGAGACCGACGAGCTGTCCATGGTCGTCGACGAGGAACTCAAGATGATGTGCACCGTGGGTGACATGGGCGGGGTGGTGATCGGCCCCCGGCTCAAGGAGATGGCTCATCTCGCGCACACGGAGTACGAGTTGCGCGGGCGGTCCTCGCTCGATGTGCGTGATGTCCTGCGGGAGACGATGTTCGCCGCGACCGTCACGGGATCGCCGGTGCAGAACGCCTGCCGCGTCATCGCGCGGTACGAGCCGCAGGGGCGGGACGGCACGGGGCGCGGCTACTACGCGGGCGCGCTGGCCCTCGTGGGGAGGGACGCGGGCGGGGCGCAGACCCTCGACTCGCCGATCCTGATCCGGACGGCCGACATCGGCGCCGACGGCGGGCTGCGCGTGCCGGTCGGGGCCACGCTCGTACGGCACTCCGACCCGGCCGGCGAGGTCGCCGAGACCCATGCCAAGGCGGCGGGGGTGCTGACGGCGCTGGGCGTGCACCCGGGGCGGCCGGACGGCTCCTCCGTACGGAAGGCGCTCGCGGACGACCCGCGCGTGCGGGCGGCGCTGGACTCGCGGCGCGCGCAACTGGCGCCGTTCTGGCTGAAGATGCGGGAGCGGTCGGCGTCGCTGACGGGGCACGCGCTGGTCGTCGACAGCGAGGACACCTTCACGTCGATGCTCGCGCACCTGCTGCGGTCGGCCGGTCTGGAGGTGACCGTACGGCGGTACGACGAACCCGGCTTCAGTACGGAGGCGGCGCTCGCGCACCGGGGGCCCGTGGTGCTCGGCCCGGGGCCGGGAGACCCGTCGGACGCCGCCGGTCCCCGGATGCGTACGCTGCGCGCGCTGACCGCCGCGCTGCTGCGCGAGCACCGGCACGGGCTGCTGGGTGTCTGCCTCGGCAACGAGCTGATCGCGGCGGAGCTGGGGCTCAGGACCGCGCGCAAGCGGCTGCCGTACCAGGGCGCGCAGACCCGGATCGAACTCTTCGGCCGGACGGAGACCGTCGGCTTCTACAACAGCTTCACCGCGCGCTGCGACGACGAGCGGGCGGCGGCGCTGGCGGCGCGCGGCATCGAGGTCAGCAGGGACGGCGCGGGAGAGGTGCACGCGCTGCGCGGACCGGGCTTCGCGGGGGTCCAGTTCCATCCGGAGTCCGTACTGACGCTGCGCGGGCCGGAGATCGTCGGTGATCTCCTCGCCGGCGCGATGCGCGGCAGCGGGGCGGAGCGCCTGCGCTGA
- a CDS encoding class II 3-deoxy-7-phosphoheptulonate synthase, whose protein sequence is MTVNADTRAPAVQATWRDLPAAQQPEYPDAEALRAAVAELESYPPLVFAGECDQLRARMGAVAKSEAFLLQGGDCAEAFDGVSAEQIRSKLKTLLQMGAVLTYAAAVPVVKVGRIAGQYSKPRSKPTETRDGVTLPTYRGDSVNGFAFTEEARVPDPERLKRMYHASAATLNLVRAFTTGGYADLRQVHAWNQDFVKSSPSGQRYERLAREIDNALNFMKAAGTDPAEFRTVEFFSSHEALLLDYESALTRVDSRTGKLYDVSGHMVWIGERTRQLDGAHIEFASRIANPIGIKLGPTTTVDDALSYIDRLDPEREPGRLTFVVRMGADKVRDKLPELVEKVTASGATVAWVTDPMHGNTFEAASGHKTRRFDDVLDEVKGFFEVHKALGTHPGGIHVELTGEDVTECVGGGDEIFVDDLHQRYETACDPRLNRSQSLDLAFLVAEMYRAQ, encoded by the coding sequence GTGACCGTGAACGCTGACACCCGAGCACCCGCCGTGCAGGCGACCTGGCGAGACCTCCCCGCGGCGCAGCAGCCCGAGTATCCCGATGCCGAGGCCCTGCGCGCTGCCGTCGCGGAGCTCGAAAGCTATCCGCCGCTCGTCTTCGCGGGCGAATGCGACCAGCTCCGCGCCAGGATGGGAGCCGTCGCCAAGAGCGAGGCGTTCCTGCTCCAGGGCGGCGACTGCGCGGAGGCCTTCGACGGCGTGTCCGCCGAGCAGATCCGCAGCAAGCTCAAGACCCTGCTCCAGATGGGCGCGGTCCTCACCTACGCGGCCGCCGTGCCGGTCGTGAAGGTGGGCAGGATCGCCGGCCAGTACTCGAAGCCGCGCTCCAAGCCCACCGAGACACGTGACGGCGTGACGCTGCCCACCTACCGCGGCGACTCCGTCAACGGCTTCGCCTTCACCGAAGAGGCCCGCGTCCCGGACCCCGAGCGCCTGAAGCGGATGTACCACGCGTCCGCCGCGACGCTCAACCTGGTGCGTGCCTTCACCACCGGTGGCTACGCGGACCTGCGCCAGGTGCACGCCTGGAACCAGGACTTCGTGAAGTCGTCCCCGTCCGGCCAGCGTTACGAGCGGCTCGCCCGGGAGATCGACAACGCGCTGAACTTCATGAAGGCGGCGGGCACCGACCCGGCGGAGTTCCGTACGGTCGAGTTCTTCTCCTCGCACGAGGCGCTGCTCCTCGACTACGAGTCGGCGCTGACCCGCGTCGACTCGCGCACCGGCAAGCTGTACGACGTCTCGGGCCACATGGTCTGGATCGGCGAGCGCACCCGTCAACTGGACGGCGCGCACATCGAGTTCGCCTCGCGGATCGCCAACCCGATCGGCATCAAGCTCGGCCCGACGACGACCGTGGACGACGCGCTCAGCTACATCGACCGGCTCGACCCCGAGCGCGAGCCCGGCCGGCTGACCTTCGTCGTCCGGATGGGCGCCGACAAGGTCAGGGACAAGCTCCCCGAGCTGGTCGAGAAGGTCACCGCGTCCGGCGCGACCGTGGCCTGGGTGACCGACCCGATGCACGGCAACACCTTCGAGGCGGCGTCCGGCCACAAGACCCGCCGGTTCGACGACGTGCTGGACGAGGTCAAGGGCTTCTTCGAGGTCCACAAGGCCCTCGGCACGCACCCGGGCGGCATCCATGTCGAGCTGACCGGCGAGGACGTCACCGAATGTGTGGGCGGCGGCGACGAGATCTTCGTCGACGACCTTCACCAGCGGTACGAGACGGCCTGCGACCCCCGGCTCAACCGCAGCCAGTCGCTCGATCTGGCCTTCCTGGTCGCGGAGATGTACCGGGCGCAGTAG
- a CDS encoding (2Fe-2S)-binding protein, translating to MYICSCFGITEQQVREHAAAGACTPRQIASASKAGTDCGSCVRSIQSLLGRGGCPRRELLGTAAEPAIVETAVSQPVRPVLAQSGAVQAVATSAGLEAA from the coding sequence GTGTACATCTGCTCCTGCTTCGGCATCACCGAGCAGCAGGTACGGGAACACGCGGCGGCGGGCGCGTGCACCCCCCGCCAGATCGCGTCGGCCTCCAAGGCCGGCACCGACTGCGGGTCGTGCGTACGAAGCATCCAGTCGCTCCTCGGGCGCGGCGGCTGCCCGCGCCGTGAGCTGCTGGGGACGGCCGCGGAGCCCGCGATCGTGGAGACGGCGGTCTCCCAGCCGGTGCGGCCGGTGCTCGCGCAGTCGGGTGCCGTACAGGCTGTGGCCACCTCGGCCGGCCTGGAAGCCGCCTGA
- the bfr gene encoding bacterioferritin, translated as MQGDPEVIEFLNEQLTAELTAINQYFLHAKMQENFGWTKLAKYTRSESFDEMRHAEVLTDRILFLEGLPNYQRLFHVRVGQTVTEMFNLDRQIEIEAIDRLRRGIELMRAKSDITSAKIFESILKDEEHHIDYLETQLDLVEKLGEPLYIAQLIEQPDS; from the coding sequence ATGCAGGGCGACCCCGAGGTCATCGAGTTCCTGAATGAGCAGCTGACCGCCGAATTGACCGCGATCAACCAGTACTTCCTGCACGCGAAAATGCAGGAGAACTTCGGTTGGACGAAGCTCGCGAAGTACACCCGATCCGAGTCGTTCGACGAAATGAGGCACGCGGAGGTTCTGACCGACCGGATTCTCTTCCTGGAGGGTCTGCCGAATTATCAGCGGCTTTTCCATGTACGGGTCGGCCAGACGGTCACCGAGATGTTCAACCTCGACCGGCAGATCGAGATCGAGGCGATCGACCGGCTGCGGCGCGGGATCGAGCTCATGCGGGCCAAGTCCGACATCACGTCCGCGAAGATCTTCGAGTCGATCCTCAAGGACGAGGAGCACCACATCGACTATCTGGAGACCCAGCTTGATCTGGTCGAGAAGCTCGGCGAGCCGCTCTACATCGCCCAGTTGATCGAGCAGCCGGACAGCTGA
- a CDS encoding sulfite oxidase-like oxidoreductase has protein sequence MGQPESREERESAQSGLPPGQRLQRGWPVTHYGPVPKFKPDRWEFRVFGATADGEKRCWNHEEFSALPFSTVVADLHCVTKFSMLGAEWGGVLARTILELAPPAATVTHVMVWAEYGYSANIRLADFASERTVFATHKGGELLTAEHGFPLRLVVPHLYAWKGPKWVRGVEYMTADRRGFWEERGYHNIGDPWSEQRYSYQEVPGDGPEI, from the coding sequence ATGGGTCAGCCGGAAAGCCGGGAAGAGCGGGAGTCCGCGCAGTCCGGGCTTCCGCCGGGGCAGCGGCTCCAGCGCGGCTGGCCGGTCACCCATTACGGGCCCGTGCCCAAGTTCAAGCCGGACCGCTGGGAGTTCCGGGTCTTCGGCGCCACGGCCGACGGTGAGAAGCGCTGCTGGAATCACGAGGAGTTTTCGGCCCTGCCGTTCTCCACGGTCGTCGCCGATCTGCATTGCGTCACAAAATTCAGCATGCTCGGGGCCGAATGGGGCGGTGTACTCGCCCGTACCATCCTGGAACTGGCGCCGCCCGCGGCCACCGTGACCCATGTGATGGTCTGGGCCGAGTACGGCTACAGCGCCAATATCCGGCTCGCCGACTTCGCGTCGGAACGGACCGTCTTCGCCACCCACAAAGGCGGCGAACTCCTCACCGCCGAGCACGGATTTCCGCTGCGGCTCGTCGTCCCGCATCTCTACGCGTGGAAGGGCCCGAAATGGGTCCGGGGCGTGGAGTACATGACCGCCGACCGCCGCGGTTTCTGGGAGGAGCGCGGCTACCACAACATCGGCGACCCCTGGTCCGAGCAGCGCTACTCCTACCAGGAAGTCCCCGGAGACGGCCCCGAGATCTAG
- a CDS encoding deoxyribonuclease IV — protein MTLPDRPRNPVGGHVPVAGGLARVGLAWARDIGAETVQVFVANPRGWATPRGNPAQDERFRAECAAEGLSAYIHAPYLINFGSHTPETAERSVESLRHSLRRGREIGAPGVVVHTGSATGGRTREVALAQVRELLLPLLDELTHDDDPYLLLESTAGQGSSLCSLAGDFGPYFAALDSHPKLGVCLDTCHIFAAGHNLAAPGGTRRTLDELVETVGPGRLRLIHANDSKDVCGALKDRHVNVGAGHIGEEPFRALFSHPATEGVPLVIETPGGKEGHAADVALLKKLREHG, from the coding sequence TTGACGCTCCCCGACCGCCCGCGCAATCCCGTAGGCGGCCATGTTCCGGTGGCGGGCGGTCTCGCCCGCGTGGGGCTGGCCTGGGCGCGTGACATCGGCGCCGAGACCGTCCAGGTCTTCGTCGCCAACCCGCGGGGCTGGGCGACACCGCGCGGGAATCCCGCGCAGGACGAACGGTTCCGAGCGGAGTGCGCGGCCGAGGGGCTGTCCGCGTACATCCACGCGCCCTACCTGATCAACTTCGGCTCCCACACGCCGGAGACGGCCGAGAGGTCCGTGGAGTCGCTGCGGCACAGCCTTCGCCGGGGCCGGGAGATCGGCGCGCCGGGCGTCGTCGTGCACACCGGATCGGCGACCGGCGGGCGGACGCGCGAGGTGGCGCTGGCGCAGGTACGGGAGCTGCTGCTGCCGCTTCTCGACGAGCTGACACACGACGACGACCCGTATCTGCTGCTGGAGTCGACCGCGGGGCAGGGCTCCTCGCTCTGTTCGCTGGCCGGGGACTTCGGTCCGTACTTCGCCGCGCTGGACTCGCACCCCAAGCTCGGTGTCTGCCTCGACACGTGCCACATCTTCGCCGCGGGCCACAATCTGGCCGCGCCCGGAGGGACACGCCGGACGCTGGACGAGCTCGTGGAGACGGTGGGTCCCGGGCGGCTGCGGCTGATCCACGCCAACGACTCCAAGGACGTCTGCGGCGCCCTCAAGGACCGGCATGTGAACGTCGGCGCGGGCCATATCGGCGAGGAGCCGTTCCGGGCGCTGTTCTCGCATCCGGCGACCGAGGGCGTTCCGCTGGTGATCGAGACCCCCGGCGGCAAGGAGGGCCACGCGGCGGACGTGGCCCTGCTCAAGAAGCTGCGCGAGCACGGGTAA